From Dechloromonas sp. A34:
ATGGCCGGTTTCTGGGAATCCTGTTTGCTGCGTTTTGAGGAGGAATTGCCCGCGCAGCAGTTCAATACCTGGATCAAACCCTTGCGGCTTGAAGGTGAAAATGCCGCCCTTGAAGAAGGGTTGCGTCTGATTGCACCCAACGGCTTCATCCTGAAATGGGTTCGCGACCGTTATCTCTCACGCATCGAGGACTACAGCCGGGCCTTTTTCGAGGCCCCGGTGACGATCGCGCTGGTCATCGGTAGCGGCCGGTCATCGCCCAGCCGCAGCGAAGCGGGGGCGGACAGTACGGCCAAGGCCACGCCGCCCAAGGAAGTGCCGGCACCAGACAGATCCCGGGCCAAGGGTGGAAATTACGAGAAATCGCGCCTCTTCCATTCCTTTACCTTCGACAACCTGGTGGTCGGCAAGGCCAACGATCTGGCGCGGGCGGCGGCGATTCAAGTGGCCAACAACCCGGGCGGCGCCTACAACCCGTTGTTCATTTACGGTGGCGCCGGTCTCGGCAAGACCCACCTGATTCACGCCATCGGCAACACCATCCTCGCCGAGAACCCGGAAAAGGTCGTCCGCTACGTTCATGCCGAAGACTATTACTCGGACGTGGTGCGCGCCTATCAGCAAAAATCCTTCGACAGCTTCAAGCGCCTCTATCGCTCGCTCGATGTGCTGTTGCTCGACGACGTCCAGTTCTTCAACGGCAAGAACCGCTCGCAGGAAGAATTTTTCTTCCTGTTCAATGCGCTGATCGAGGCCCGCAAACAGATCATCATCACCTGCGATACCTATCCCAAGGATATCAACGGC
This genomic window contains:
- the dnaA gene encoding chromosomal replication initiator protein DnaA, translated to MAGFWESCLLRFEEELPAQQFNTWIKPLRLEGENAALEEGLRLIAPNGFILKWVRDRYLSRIEDYSRAFFEAPVTIALVIGSGRSSPSRSEAGADSTAKATPPKEVPAPDRSRAKGGNYEKSRLFHSFTFDNLVVGKANDLARAAAIQVANNPGGAYNPLFIYGGAGLGKTHLIHAIGNTILAENPEKVVRYVHAEDYYSDVVRAYQQKSFDSFKRLYRSLDVLLLDDVQFFNGKNRSQEEFFFLFNALIEARKQIIITCDTYPKDINGLDDRLVTRFDWGLTVQIEPPELEMRVAILKKKAEAEGMQLDDEVAFFIAKHLRSNVRELEGALKKVLAYSSFHGRVIALDLAKEALKDLIGSVRNVGMDNIQKTVADYYKIKVADLFSKKRTRAIARPRQLAMWLCREVTSHSFPEIGDAFGGRDHTTVIHAVKTIDSLRLKENELNHDLHVLLQVLKG